Proteins found in one Arachis stenosperma cultivar V10309 chromosome 8, arast.V10309.gnm1.PFL2, whole genome shotgun sequence genomic segment:
- the LOC130944389 gene encoding uncharacterized protein LOC130944389 — MNQLPGMYQPEMYPGIHSWGTVWGKNGYGNIIREPITHKDLEGNTISTDILTHGVIPIDVSKIEEQGRRTRGGALLVYRPRIGTEICLYKRSRIIPDGTIIRRYYIRLRRSTVDNDFATDIIASFEESDSDAMRNGWKKGNHEAGLLMQEEMKANDAVNPDLSVLKPE, encoded by the exons ATGAACCAGCTTCCCGGGATGTACCAGCCTGAGATGTACCCTGGGAT CCATTCTTGGGGAACAGTATGGGGAAAGAATGGCTATGGAAACATTATCCGTGAGCCAATTACACACAAGGATTTAGAAGGGAACACAATATCTACTGATATATTGACACATGGAGTAATTCCTATTGATGTTTCTAAGATAGAAGAGCAG GGGCGGCGGACACGAGGTGGTGCACTTCTTGTGTACCGCCCACGAATTGGGACCGAAATTTGCCTATATAAACGCTCTCGAATCATTCCCGACGGAACCATTAT CAGAAGGTATTACATTCGTTTGCGACGATCCACTGTGGATAATGATTTCGCCACAGACATCATTGCAAGTTTTGAAGAATCTGATTCTGATGCAATGCGGAATGGTTGGAAAAAAGGAAATCATGAAGCTGGCTtattgatgc aagaagagatgaaggcgaatgatgctgtcaaccctgacctctctgtactcaaacctgaataa
- the LOC130944393 gene encoding protein MAIN-LIKE 1-like, protein MQLGLPVDGQPVSGTLRSRSKFHQRDIWEWCHELLGKVPAGRVGTTKYNIKLKWLRTRLQQMPLDLDDNSLMQYAHCYILYMLGGVLLLDKANNTVHVRYLPLLADYDAIDTYSWGSAVLCWLYRAMCPAIDYNVEGMGGCHTLLMSWIYYRLPFWAPDITTPYSFSLATRYVIGLHTL, encoded by the coding sequence ATGCAGTTAGGTCTACCTGTTGATGGTCAGCCTGTTAGTGGTACGTTGAGGTCACGGAGTAAGTTTCACCAAAGAGATATTTGGGAATGGTGTCATGAACTTCTAGGTAAGGTTCCTGCCGGCCGCGTGGGGACAACCAAGTACAACATCAAGTTGAAGTGGCTCAGAACCCGTCTTCAGCAGATGCCGCTTGACTTAGATGATAATAGCCTCATGCAGTATGCACATTGTTACATACTTTACATGTTGGGAGGCGTGCTTCTTCTGGACAAGGCCAACAACACAGTCCATGTTCGATATTTGCCTTTATTAGCTGACTATGATGCCATCGATACCTACAGTTGGGGTAGTGCGGTCCTCTGTTGGTTATATCGTGCTATGTGCCCAGCAATAGATTACAATGTGGAGGGTATGGGAGGGTGTCATACGTTGCTCATGTCGTGGATATACTACAGATTACCGTTCTGGGCCCCGGATATCACGACACCGTATAGTTTTTCTTTAGCCACGAGGTATGTTATTGGTCTCCACACGTTGTGA
- the LOC130944391 gene encoding uncharacterized protein LOC130944391 — protein sequence MPVAVANSFAYQKMQIKSDQHVSMMFSYHRSIGTIYSLELCLNLQDIGGSSPSSNNVEGIRNSEAADFVPTRDNSRAPSPSFNAFVPRDQIVGIHEARPAPSTHVGFDRVPDADIANTSDEDEIEDFTGDEAEVVPETQPLLRDADPPTRVEAEGGGASSSTPAHYLSLNLGAMHSSSVEDRPSSYPLSGEMELEIGLKFLNREIAMLAVKNYNIRRSAEYKVVESDQSRYVCRCKQFGDNCRWMVRVAKIMSSRFWEI from the coding sequence ATGCCGGTTGCAGTGGCAAACTCGTTTGCGTATCAAAAAATGCAGATAAAATCTGATCAGCATGTGTCAATGATGTTTTCTTATCATCGTAGCATAGGAACCATATATTCATTGGAGCTTTGTCTGAATCTTCAGGATATTGGTGGAAGCTCGCCCAGTTCAAATAATGTGGAGGGTATCAGAAATAGTGAAGCTGCTGATTTTGTTCCGACTCGGGATAACAGTAGGGCCCCAAGTCCAAGCTTCAACGCGTTCGTTCCGCGGGATCAAATTGTTGGTATTCATGAAGCACGCCCCGCCCCTTCTACACATGTCGGGTTCGATAGGGTTCCTGATGCTGATATTGCAAATACGTCCGACGAGGATGAGATTGAAGATTTCACCGGTGATGAGGCAGAAGTCGTGCCTGAGACGCAGCCTCTGCTTCGCGATGCTGATCCTCCAACACGGGTCGAAGCGGAAGGTGGTGGTGCATCTTCCTCGACACCAGCACACTACCTGTCCTTAAATCTTGGAGCAATGCATTCGAGTAGCGTTGAGGACAGACCGAGCAGCTACCCTTTGTCGGGCGAGATGGAACTCGAGATTGGGTTAAAATTTCTTAACCGGGAAATAGCGATGCTAGCAGTTAAAAACTACAACATCCGTAGGAGTGCAGAATATAAGGTGGTAGAGTCAGACCAGAGTAGGTATGTTTGTCGATGCAAGCAGTTCGGAGATAACTGTCGTTGGATGGTACGGGTTGCGAAGATAATGTCCTCTAGATTTTGGGAAATTTGA
- the LOC130944392 gene encoding uncharacterized protein LOC130944392, whose translation MSQDHAQLDSNVICQHIFPMVHANATICVKVLQGSVESAYGYKVSYKKFWHAKQKAIARIYGDWDESYNQLRRYLNALQAFVPGTIVDLQTRPYYVGNTLDRDSVMFHQVFWSFPSCIEAFRHCKPLVSVDGTHLYGKYADTLLMGIAQDGNNNILPVAFALVERENTDSWYFFLTNLRRHVATRPGVLLISDRHAAIKAALERERCGWEHNVYCVRHIASNFATSFKSKEAKRHLVNAAYSKTQEQSQYYLELISSEDPVTSPHMMEWIRGLEPLKWLQHLDEGRRYGHTTTNLSECINSVLKGTKNLPVCAIVKSTYHRLNELFVLKSRQAQCVEYHQGSASTTCGIPPVEQQQTK comes from the exons ATGTCTCAAGACCACGCTCAACTCGATAGCAATGTCATCTGCCAGCACATATTCCCGATGGTGCATGCCAATGCGACAATTTGTGTGAAGGTGTTGCAAGGATCAGTAGAGTCAGCGTATGGTTACAAGGTGTCATACAAGAAGTTTTGGCACGCGAAGCAGAAGGCAATCGCAAGGATCTATGGCGATTGGGACGAATCATATAACCAGCTGCGTAGATACCTAAATGCTCTGCAGGCTTTTGTCCCAG GCACAATTGTTGACCTCCAAACGCGGCCGTACTATGTCGGGAACACACTAGACCGTGATAGTGTCATGTTTCACCAGGTATTCTGGTCGTTCCCTTCATGTATTGAAGCTTTCAGGCATTGTAAACCGCTGGTGTCAGTTGATGGAACACACCTGTACGGTAAGTACGCAGACACCCTTCTGATGGGCATAGCACAGGACGGCAATAACAATATTCTACCCGTCGCTTTCGCACTTGTAGAAAGAGAGAACACCGATTCGTGGTACTTCTTTCTCACCAACTTGAGGAGGCATGTCGCAACTAGGCCAGGAGTTCTGCTAATATCCGATAGGCATGCGGCAATAAAGGCCGCATTGGAACGTGAGAGGTGTGGCTGGGAACACAATGTGTACTGTGTACGGCATATTGCCTCTAACTTCGCAACCAGTTTCAAGAGTAAGGAAGCCAAAAGACACCTAGTGAATGCTGCATATTCGAAGACGCAAGAACAGTCGCAGTACTACCTGGAGCTAATCAGCAGTGAGGATCCAGTGACATCTCCGCATATGATGGAATGGATCCGAGGCTTAGAGCCACTGAAGTGGCTGCAGCACCTTGATGAGGGCCGACGATATGGTCACACGACGACCAATCTTTCTGAGTGTATCAACTCCGTCCTCAAGGGCACTAAAAATCTACCAGTCTGTGCAATTGTGAAGTCTACTTACCATCGCCTGAATGAGTTATTTGTCCTCAAGAGTCGGCAAGCACAATGTGTGGAATACCATCAAGGGTCGGCAAGCACAACATGTGGAATACCACCTGTTGAACAACaacaaactaaataa
- the LOC130943863 gene encoding multiple C2 domain and transmembrane region protein 7-like, with amino-acid sequence MSNLKLGVEVTGAHDLMPKDGQGSCSSFVELHFDGQEFRTTTKDKDLSPVWNEKFYFNITDPSRLPNLTLAACIYHYNKSTGSKVFLGKVHLTATSFVPYADAAVLHYPLEKKVVFSRVKGELGLKVFVTDDPSIKSSSPLPDLEPVTNTDQHTVQDQTPSFTSSILNVFSRKKNDSRHTFHTVAKPNEEKQHQSSSSAAAKPSSNYMIHEMKSGMPPPSKFVYAGSSPFDYALKETSPYLGGGQVVGGRVIRGNMRPSTYDLVEPMRTMAPKRKKTVMNNDINNWKEASEKMRNQKDCLCCWAIVVAAAIESRYNIIDKPSGENITVSPQDLLDNYLTDDQAEQLGKDGTCLEEMGVGAVGPRGCFSARPIEVLRWVIKYGCVIGSRMMFS; translated from the exons ATGAGCAATCTCAAGCTTGGGGTGGAGGTTACAGGTGCTCATGACCTTATGCCAAAAGATGGCCAAGGTTCATGTAGTTCCTTTGTGGAACTTCACTTTGATGGTCAGGAATTTCGAACAACCACTAAGGATAAAGATCTGAGTCCAGTTTGGAATGAGAAATTCTACTTCAACATTACTGATCCAAGCAGATTGCCAAACCTCACTCTTGCCGCCTGCATCTACCACTATAACAAATCCACCGGTTCCAAAGTGTTCCTTGGCAAGGTCCACCTCACTGCAACATCATTTGTCCCGTATGCAGATGCTGCTGTTCTTCACTACCCTTTGGAAAAGAAAGTTGTTTTTTCCCGCGTAAAAGGAGAGCTTGGCTTGAAAGTATTTGTTACTGATGACCCTTCAATTAAGTCCTCAAGTCCTCTTCCTGATTTAGAACCAGTTACTAATACAGATCAACACACTGTTCAAGATCAAACACCATCATTCACAAGTTCAATACTGAATGTGTTTTCTCGAAAGAAAAATGACTCAAGGCACACATTTCATACAGTTGCCAAACCAAATGAAGAAAAACAGCATCAATCTTCTTCTTCAGCAGCTGCCAAGCCGAGTTCAAACTATATGATACATGAGATGAAATCTGGAATGCCGCCTCCTTCGAAATTCGTGTATGCAGGTTCATCTCCTTTTGATTATGCATTGAAAGAGACAAGCCCTTATCTTGGAGGGGGCCAAGTTGTTGGTGGGAGAGTTATACGTGGGAACATGCGCCCCAGCACCTATGACCTTGTTGAACCAATGAG GACTATGGCTcccaaaagaaagaaaactgTCATGAATAATGAT ATCAATAATTGGAAGGAAGCTTCAGAAAAGATGAGGAATCAAAAGGATTGCC TGTGCTGCTGGGCTATAGTGGTAGCTGCTGCTATTGAAAGTCGGTACAATATAATTGACAAACCCAGTGGTGAAAATATTACTGTTTCACCACAGGATTTGTTGGATAATTATTTGACGGATGATCAAGCAGAACAACTCGGGAAAGACGGCACATGCCTGGAAGAAATGGGAGTTGGTGCAGTGGGTCCACGTGGTTGTTTTTCAGCAAGACCTATTGAAGTTTTAAGATGGGTGATTAAATATGGGTGTGTAATTGGTTCACGGATGATGTTTTCATAG